Genomic window (Leptospira weilii):
TTTGAATGTCTCTTCGAAACGCGATGGCGCCTAACGGAATGTGTTTGCCGGTTGTTTCTTCCCACCACTCTCCTAAATCTTGAAATTTGGAAAGCCCTTGCTTTTCGTAGGTAAACCTTTCTTCGTGAATCAAAACTCCGAAGTCGGCTTCCCCTGATATTAAAAGAGGAATGATTTTATCGTATCGGACAGGGATCGTTTGCAAGTCGTTCTTTAAGAAAAGTTTTAAGAGAAGATTCGCCGTGGTCCATTCTCCCGGGATAAGAATTTTTTTCCCTTTGGGATTCGGATTTCCGGGGTTATTTCCCTTTTTGTAAACGAGAAGCGGCCCGCAGTTTCTTCCAAGCGCAGAGCCGGAGTCCAATATGGAATACCGATCCATCACTGAAAAATATGCGGCGAAAGAAAGTTTTGTGATCTGGTATTTTCCGTCGAACGCGGCTCGATTCAGTCTTTCTACGTCGTGAAGTTCCTCTCGAACATAAAATCGTTCCGCGACCTTACCATGTACGAGATGATAAAATAAAAACGT
Coding sequences:
- a CDS encoding 1,4-dihydroxy-6-naphthoate synthase; this encodes MEFSLAYSPCPNDTFLFYHLVHGKVAERFYVREELHDVERLNRAAFDGKYQITKLSFAAYFSVMDRYSILDSGSALGRNCGPLLVYKKGNNPGNPNPKGKKILIPGEWTTANLLLKLFLKNDLQTIPVRYDKIIPLLISGEADFGVLIHEERFTYEKQGLSKFQDLGEWWEETTGKHIPLGAIAFRRDIQKEWKENFDSSLKLSLDLAYKNRETTYEYILKYSQETTREVVDAHIELYVNEFTRSLGIEGRDAILTLYQKGVEAGFLPAGKEKELF